The Candidatus Limnocylindrales bacterium genomic sequence AAGGGTCCTCTGAAAGATCGGGGAGATAGGATAAGAGGAGGTTAGCTTCAGAAAAGAGATGTTGTTCAATTTGGGTGATAAAAAAGCTTTTTAAAGTAAAGGTGAGATAAAGCCCCAATACCCCTGTACATAGGAGGATCACCAGCAGGTAGCTGCCCAAAAGTTTCCAACGAATTCGTTTTCTCAAATCTGCTCTGCGAATTTATATCCGATGCCTCGAACCGTTTTAATATATCGAGGGGCCGCGGGATTTTCTTCAATTTGAGATCGCAAGCGTGTAATGTGGACATCGACCGTTCGAGGTTCTACAAATACTTCGTCTCCCCAAACGGCTTGAAGCAACTGATCTCGGCTATAAACCCGTCCTCGATTCATCGCAAGAAATTTTAATAACTTAAAATCCGTAGCGCTTAAGTTAAGGGGCTGTCCTTTAAAGAGAACCTGATATTTCTCTGTATCGATGGAGAGATCTCCAATTTGAATAACAGGGGTTTCGGTGATTGCAGCCTCTATGCGTCGTAATACCGCTTTAACTCGAGCCACCAGCTCTCGGGGGCTAAAAGGTTTTGTAATATAATCATCTGCCCCGAGCTCTAAGCCGAGGACTTTGTCCATCTCTTCTGCCCGAGCTGTTAACATAATAATAGGGATTTTTGAGGTTGCGGAGTTATTTTTTAACCG encodes the following:
- a CDS encoding response regulator, with product MLSKKILIIDDESDLIELVAYNLKKEGFNVYSAQNGVEALKLIQKELPSLIILDLMLPGIQGFEICKRLKNNSATSKIPIIMLTARAEEMDKVLGLELGADDYITKPFSPRELVARVKAVLRRIEAAITETPVIQIGDLSIDTEKYQVLFKGQPLNLSATDFKLLKFLAMNRGRVYSRDQLLQAVWGDEVFVEPRTVDVHITRLRSQIEENPAAPRYIKTVRGIGYKFAEQI